The genomic segment AGGCGGATTGTGTGAGCAGCTTGGCAGATCGCAGGTTCACACGCACCATCGTGGTGCAACAGTAAAAGATGTGTTTACGCCTCGGACGACACGCAGTCATTCAAGAGGACCTTTGCGAAACAACGCACTACTGTGGTGCGACTTGGTGTTTTCGCACCGTTATGGTGCATTTGTGCCGGCATGCGCCCACAAAAAACCCCGCTCGCGCGGGGTTTTTCACCACGAACGGGGCCGTCCGGGTTACATCGAGTAGTACATGTCGAACTCGAGCGGGTGCGTGGTCATGCGGAAGCGCGTGACTTCACCCATCTTCAGGTCGATGTAGGCGTCGATCAGGTCGTCGGTGAACACGCCGCCGGCCTTGAGGAAGTCACGATCCTTGTCGAGTGCTTCCAACGCCATGTCGAGGCTGTGGCAGACACGCGGGATCTTCTTGTCCTCTTCCGGCGGCAGGTGGTAGAGGTCCTTGTCGGACGGGCCACCCGGGTGAATCTTGTTCTGAATGCCGTCCAGACCGGCCATCATCATCGCGGTGAAGGCCAGGTAGGGGTTCGCCAGGCTGTCGGGGAAGCGCACTTCAATGCGGCGACCCTTGGGGTTGGCAATGAACGGGATGCGAATCGACGCCGAGCGGTTACGGGCCGAATAGGCCAGCAGCACGGGCGCTTCAAAGCCGGGCACCAGACGCTTGTAGCTGTTGGTGCCGGGGTTGGTGAACGCGTTGATGGCTTGCGCGTGCTTGATGATGCCGCCGATGTAGAACAGTGCGGTTTCAGACAGGCCGCCGTACTGGTCACCCGAGAACAGGTTTTTGCCGTCCTTGGAGAGTGACTGGTGGACGTGCATGCCGGACCCGTTGTCGCCGACGATCGGCTTGGGCATGAAGGTCGCCGTCTTGCCGAACTGATGGGCAACGTTCTGGACCACATACTTGAGCTTCAGAACTTCGTCGGCCTTCAAGGTCAGGGTGTTGAACTTGACGCCGATTTCGCACTGACCCGCGTTGGCGACTTCGTGGTGATGCACTTCAACCGGCACGCCGATGGCGTCCAGCGTGTCGCACA from the Polycyclovorans algicola TG408 genome contains:
- the glnA gene encoding glutamate--ammonia ligase, coding for MSGQDVISTIKEKGIKYVDFRFCDTKGKEQHVTVPAHTIDDSVFTEGKMFDGSSISGWKGINESDMILMPDTATAFIDPFFEDPTLVLTCDVLEPSTGQGYDRDPRSLAKRAEAYLKSTGIADTAYFGPENEFFVFDSVRWGTEMKGCFVEIDSEEAAWNSSKVYEAGNMGHRPTVKGGYFPVPPVDQLHDIRAAMCDTLDAIGVPVEVHHHEVANAGQCEIGVKFNTLTLKADEVLKLKYVVQNVAHQFGKTATFMPKPIVGDNGSGMHVHQSLSKDGKNLFSGDQYGGLSETALFYIGGIIKHAQAINAFTNPGTNSYKRLVPGFEAPVLLAYSARNRSASIRIPFIANPKGRRIEVRFPDSLANPYLAFTAMMMAGLDGIQNKIHPGGPSDKDLYHLPPEEDKKIPRVCHSLDMALEALDKDRDFLKAGGVFTDDLIDAYIDLKMGEVTRFRMTTHPLEFDMYYSM